One window of the Bacteroidota bacterium genome contains the following:
- a CDS encoding DUF3365 domain-containing protein, whose amino-acid sequence MNKEIKQIRIVFISFIAGMTILSCVSLFWNINKEYRMINEYAKIEGEASFNKDLLYRSWAAGHGGVYVPITELTTPNPYLNFIKDRDIVIKGTEKELTLVNPAYMTRQVFTLAKEQYGVKGHITSLNPIRPENKADVWETFALNLFEKGKTDEYSSIETINGIEYLRFMHVMKVEKKCLKCHSKQGYKLGDIRGGISVSVPMEKYNQAAKLKISNLVIGHFSLYIIIFILSFFGFRLYKKELLKRYLIQERIIISEKKLQKQNEEYETINKNLIQAKGKAEESDRLKSAFLANMSHEIRTPMNGILGFTDLLKEPELSSDERDKFIEIIGKSGNRMLNTVNDIINISKIDADQVEISKTDLNINEEIENQFEFFDKEATAKGIELRLINKLPQQSIIISDKVKINSIISNLIKNAIKYTDKGSIEILCNKKGSKLEFNITDTGMGIPENRIHSIFNRFEQADIEDTRALEGSGLGLAISEAYVEMLGGNIGVDSEPGKGSTFYFTLPWIEKQEKPEHIKEKEVLNTASNNQINILIAEDDDISFEHLEIVLNNIAKSIARAVNGKEAIEYMKNNKDIDLVLMDAKMPVMDGYTATTEIRKFNKDVIIIAQTAYAIEGDKEKAIAAGCDDYISKPIIADNLIRKIIEYIKKQ is encoded by the coding sequence ATGAACAAAGAAATAAAACAAATAAGAATCGTTTTCATTTCCTTTATTGCAGGAATGACAATTCTATCATGTGTTTCCTTATTTTGGAATATTAATAAAGAGTATAGAATGATTAACGAATATGCTAAGATTGAAGGTGAAGCGAGTTTTAATAAAGATTTGCTATATCGTAGTTGGGCAGCGGGTCATGGTGGTGTTTATGTTCCAATTACAGAATTAACCACACCAAATCCTTATTTAAATTTTATTAAAGACAGAGATATTGTAATAAAAGGAACTGAAAAAGAATTGACTTTAGTAAATCCTGCATATATGACAAGGCAGGTATTCACCCTTGCAAAAGAACAATATGGAGTCAAAGGTCATATAACAAGTTTAAACCCTATACGACCTGAGAATAAAGCAGATGTTTGGGAAACATTCGCACTTAATCTTTTTGAAAAGGGCAAAACTGATGAATATAGCAGTATTGAAACAATAAATGGAATCGAATATTTGCGTTTTATGCATGTTATGAAAGTTGAAAAAAAATGCCTAAAATGTCATTCCAAACAAGGATACAAATTGGGAGATATTCGCGGCGGAATAAGTGTTTCTGTACCGATGGAAAAATATAATCAAGCTGCAAAATTAAAGATTAGTAATTTAGTAATTGGACACTTTTCATTGTATATAATCATTTTTATTCTCAGCTTTTTTGGATTCAGACTCTACAAAAAAGAATTATTAAAGCGATATCTGATACAAGAAAGAATTATTATAAGTGAAAAAAAACTTCAAAAACAAAATGAAGAATATGAAACTATCAATAAAAATCTAATTCAAGCTAAAGGTAAGGCAGAAGAAAGTGATCGTCTAAAATCAGCATTCCTTGCCAATATGAGCCATGAAATACGTACACCTATGAATGGTATTCTGGGCTTTACAGATTTATTAAAGGAACCGGAATTAAGTAGTGACGAACGGGATAAATTTATAGAAATAATAGGGAAAAGCGGGAATCGTATGCTAAATACGGTTAATGACATCATTAACATTTCAAAAATTGATGCCGACCAGGTAGAAATATCAAAAACCGATCTTAACATTAATGAAGAAATAGAAAACCAATTTGAGTTTTTTGATAAGGAGGCTACTGCCAAAGGAATAGAATTAAGGCTTATAAATAAGCTGCCGCAGCAGAGCATCATTATTTCAGACAAAGTAAAAATAAACTCAATCATTTCTAACCTGATAAAAAATGCTATTAAGTACACTGATAAGGGGAGCATAGAAATTCTATGCAATAAAAAAGGATCGAAGCTTGAATTTAATATCACAGATACCGGAATGGGAATTCCCGAAAATAGGATTCATTCCATTTTCAATCGTTTTGAACAGGCAGATATTGAAGACACAAGGGCTCTTGAAGGTTCAGGATTGGGTCTTGCTATTTCAGAAGCCTATGTTGAGATGTTGGGTGGTAATATTGGTGTTGATTCAGAACCGGGAAAAGGTTCTACATTCTATTTTACTCTACCGTGGATCGAAAAACAAGAAAAGCCAGAACACATAAAGGAGAAAGAAGTATTAAACACAGCTAGCAATAATCAAATTAACATCTTAATAGCCGAAGATGACGATATCAGTTTTGAACATCTCGAAATTGTCCTAAATAATATAGCAAAAAGCATAGCCAGAGCTGTAAATGGAAAAGAAGCCATTGAGTATATGAAGAACAATAAAGATATTGATTTGGTACTTATGGATGCTAAAATGCCAGTGATGGATGGTTATACAGCAACAACAGAAATCCGTAAATTCAATAAAGATGTAATTATTATTGCACAAACAGCATATGCCATTGAAGGAGACAAAGAAAAAGCAATTGCAGCAGGTTGTGATGATTATATTTCGAAACCTATAATAGCAGATAATCTGATAAGAAAAATTATAGAATACATAAAGAAACAATGA